The Etheostoma cragini isolate CJK2018 chromosome 5, CSU_Ecrag_1.0, whole genome shotgun sequence genome contains a region encoding:
- the gatc gene encoding glutamyl-tRNA(Gln) amidotransferase subunit C, mitochondrial: protein MLVSAEKFDTIYIHTGIAAYLIVLKMSVFSLSAKRTCRGVTCLKITRYSVTNVENFHKRRHSCLPSHITNVTRLFSSHPHNSKVPKVATWEPVPEDQLPPPAHIPTELVDQLERLALVDFRTKQGLACLEKAIRFADQLHVVDTSGVEPMDSVLEDRALNLREDVVMEGDCAEKLLQLSENTAEEYFVAPPGNIPLPKREERAALLKHSEL from the exons ATGCTAGTTAGCGCTGAAAAATTTGACACCATTTATATCCATACGGGCATAGCTGCATACCTAATTGtcttaaaaatgtcagtgtttagtCTCTCTGCTAAACGCACATGCCGTGGCGTGACGTGCTTGAAAATCACTCGATACTCTGTAACAAACGTGGAGAACTTCCATAAAAGAAGACACAGCTGCCTGCCGAGCCACATCACAAATGTAACGCGTCTATTTAGCTCTCATCCACATAACTCCAAG GTACCAAAGGTTGCAACATGGGAACCAGTACCAGAGGACCAACTTCCCCCG CCTGCCCATATTCCTACTGAGCTGGTGGACCAGCTGGAGCGACTGGCCTTGGTTGATTTCCGCACCAAACAGGGCCTGGCCTGTTTGGAGAAAGCTATACGATTTGCAGATCAGCTTCATGTTGTTGACACGTCTGGGGTTGAACCGATGGATTCAGTTCTGGAGGACAG ggcattAAACCTGAGAGAAGATGTAGTGATGGAAGGGGACTGTGCTGAAAAACTGCTTCAGCTCTCCGAAAACACAGCTGAAGAATATTTTGTGGCACCACCAG GAAACATTCCACTAccaaagagggaggagagggccGCCTTGCTGAAGCATTCAGAGTTatga
- the isg15 gene encoding ubiquitin-like protein ISG15 isoform X2, producing MDITISMLNGTSHTLRVHPGDTVGSLKILIQEKLGVLVATQKLVFVNGMNTDLSDDSRPLSSYGLQHGARVSLLVTQPATIQVFLRNEKGTISTYDIKPDETVSHFKTKVQSREGVPVSQQRLIHQGREMTDGRRLSDYNVGALSTIDMTFRLRGG from the exons ATGGACATAACCATCAGCATGCTAAACGGGACATCCCACACCCTGAGGGTGCACCCTGGGGACACAGTGGGGTCTCTGAAAATCCTCATCCAGGAGAAACTAGGAGTTCTCGTTGCAACGCAGAAGCTGGTGTTTGTGAACGGCATGAACACCGATCTCAGCGACGACTCGAGGCCCCTGAGCTCCTACGGCTTACAACATGGCGCCAGGGTGTCCCTGCTGGTGACCCA GCCGGCGACCATCCAGGTGTTCCTCAGAAACGAAAAGGGGACGATAAGCACCTACGACATCAAACCCGATGAGACCGTGAGCCACTTCAAGACCAAGGTCCAGAGCAGAGAGGGGGTTCCGGTGAGCCAGCAGAGGCTCATTCACCAAGGCAGAGAGATGACCGATGGCAGACGACTTTCCGACTACAACGTTGGAGCGCTGAGCACCATCGACATGACGTTCCGTCTAAGAGGAGGCTGA
- the pxmp2 gene encoding peroxisomal membrane protein 2, giving the protein MPVESLPVRDVSIHFRLLQQYLVLLKKYPILTKSVTSGILTALGNLLSQILEARKKTKNGAQVNEIDTAAAARYAIYGLFITGPLSHYFYQLMEMWMPTTDPLCVVKRLLLDRLVFAPGFLLIFYLVMNILEAKGWTDFEKKMRGSYWTALKMNWKVWTPFQFININFVPVQFRVLFSNMIALFWYAYLASVRK; this is encoded by the exons ATGCCTGTGGAGAGCCTGCCAGTCCGGGATGTGTCCATTCATTTCCGTTTACTGCAACAGTATCTGGTTCTTCTGAAGAAATATCCCATCCTAACTAAGTCTGTAACGAG TGGCATCCTCACAGCTTTAGGAAATCTTCTGTCTCAGATTTTGGAGGCAAGAAAAAAGACCAAGAATGGAGCCCAAGTCAATGAGATTGACACAGCTGCGGCTGCACGCTACGCCATTTATGG GTTGTTTATTACAGGACCGTTGAGCCATTACTTTTACCAGCTGATGGAAATGTGGATGCCCACCACAGACCCGCTCTGTGTAGTCAAACGTCTGCTACTGGATCGGCTTGTTTTTGCCCCTGGATTTCTGCTCATTTTCTACCTTGTTATGAACATCCTGGAG GCTAAAGGGTGGACAGACTTTGAAAAGAAGATGAGAGGAAGTTACTGGACTGCTTTAAAGATGAATTGGAAAGTGTGGACTCCCTTTCAGTTCATCAATATCAACTTTGTGCCCGTTCAG TTCAGAGTGCTGTTTTCCAACATGATCGCCTTATTTTGGTACGCCTACCTTGCATCTGTGAGGAAATGA
- the isg15 gene encoding ubiquitin-like protein ISG15 isoform X1, whose protein sequence is MDITISMLNGTSHTLRVHPGDTVGSLKILIQEKLGVLVATQKLVFVNGMNTDLSDDSRPLSSYGLQHGARVSLLVTQPVTPLVTQPVTPLVTPPATIQVFLRNEKGTISTYDIKPDETVSHFKTKVQSREGVPVSQQRLIHQGREMTDGRRLSDYNVGALSTIDMTFRLRGG, encoded by the coding sequence ATGGACATAACCATCAGCATGCTAAACGGGACATCCCACACCCTGAGGGTGCACCCTGGGGACACAGTGGGGTCTCTGAAAATCCTCATCCAGGAGAAACTAGGAGTTCTCGTTGCAACGCAGAAGCTGGTGTTTGTGAACGGCATGAACACCGATCTCAGCGACGACTCGAGGCCCCTGAGCTCCTACGGCTTACAACATGGCGCCAGGGTGTCCCTGCTGGTGACCCAGCCGGTGACCCCGCTGGTGACCCAGCCGGTGACCCCGCTGGTGACCCCGCCGGCGACCATCCAGGTGTTCCTCAGAAACGAAAAGGGGACGATAAGCACCTACGACATCAAACCCGATGAGACCGTGAGCCACTTCAAGACCAAGGTCCAGAGCAGAGAGGGGGTTCCGGTGAGCCAGCAGAGGCTCATTCACCAAGGCAGAGAGATGACCGATGGCAGACGACTTTCCGACTACAACGTTGGAGCGCTGAGCACCATCGACATGACGTTCCGTCTAAGAGGAGGCTGA